One Desulfobulbaceae bacterium DB1 DNA segment encodes these proteins:
- a CDS encoding IS91 family transposase — translation MLLSTIINKFRDSFFRTYNKNLLSGHIKALESMARCRYEHGPHMLARCSDHRCGERIYIPHSCGHRNCPHCQNHESRQWLESQLDKRLPCQYYLITFTLPGQMRDLAWKHQKTVYALMFRAVQDLLKSFTNNDKKLGGSAGFTAILHTHSRTLDYHPHIHVVMPGASINPQTGLWKEKSGKYLFSHKAMAKVFRAKLLQTLVENKLPVPHDCPDQWVVDCKDAGNGEKALIYLGRYLYRGVIREKDILHCRDGMVTFRYRHAKSGEDRTRTVKGEYFLYLLMLHVLPRGFRRARSYGFLHACSKKLLRFLQLVLRVAPWRALVRNLKQRPAIICPACGAAMVIAATMIARPPAMAAPLRQ, via the coding sequence ATGCTGCTCTCCACGATCATCAACAAGTTCAGGGACAGCTTCTTCCGCACCTACAACAAAAATCTCCTGTCAGGCCACATCAAGGCTCTGGAGTCCATGGCCCGATGCAGATACGAGCATGGACCGCACATGCTGGCCCGTTGTTCGGACCACCGGTGCGGCGAACGGATCTATATTCCCCATTCCTGCGGCCACAGAAACTGCCCCCATTGCCAGAACCATGAGAGCCGGCAGTGGCTGGAAAGCCAGCTTGACAAACGACTGCCGTGTCAATACTACCTGATCACCTTCACGCTGCCCGGGCAGATGCGGGATCTGGCGTGGAAACACCAGAAAACCGTTTACGCCCTGATGTTCAGGGCAGTACAGGACCTCCTGAAATCCTTCACCAATAACGACAAAAAACTCGGCGGATCAGCGGGATTCACCGCCATCCTCCACACCCATTCCAGAACCCTGGACTATCATCCGCACATCCACGTTGTCATGCCCGGAGCAAGCATCAACCCGCAAACCGGGCTGTGGAAGGAAAAATCCGGGAAATATCTCTTCAGCCACAAGGCCATGGCCAAGGTCTTTCGGGCGAAGCTGCTCCAGACCCTGGTCGAAAACAAGCTGCCGGTTCCCCATGATTGCCCCGATCAGTGGGTGGTTGACTGCAAGGACGCGGGCAACGGCGAGAAGGCCCTTATCTATCTTGGCCGTTATCTGTACCGGGGTGTTATCCGGGAAAAAGACATCCTGCACTGCCGGGACGGCATGGTCACCTTCCGGTATCGCCATGCCAAAAGCGGAGAAGACCGGACCCGAACCGTCAAGGGCGAGTACTTCCTCTACCTGCTTATGCTCCATGTGCTGCCCCGAGGGTTTCGACGGGCAAGGTCGTATGGTTTTCTCCATGCATGCAGCAAAAAGCTGCTCCGCTTCCTGCAGCTGGTGCTGCGGGTCGCGCCATGGCGCGCCCTTGTCCGCAACCTGAAGCAACGGCCGGCTATCATCTGCCCGGCCTGCGGGGCCGCCATGGTGATCGCCGCGACAATGATCGCCCGGCCACCGGCCATGGCCGCTCCGTTACGGCAATAG
- a CDS encoding peptidase U32: MEKKKPFACELLAPAGSLEKLKTAVSYGADAVYLGGREFSLRAHAANFSPADLEEGIAFAHGRGVRVFVTVNIFAHNRDLEKLAGYLQELARLGADGLIISDPGVLRLARRVVPQMSVHLSTQANVTNVESGLFWQEQGVTRLNLARELSLEEIRRIREGISAKIEVFVHGALCISYSGRCMLSLYLTGRDANQGKCAHPCRYGYRLQEEKRPGQYFPVEEDARGMYIFNSKDLCLLNRLPELVRAGVDSIKIEGRMKGIYYVGGIVRIYRAALDYVLTALNDDPLRDIVMPPVFMEEMAKLGSRGYTENFFADPPGEEDMCYSGAVVDQTYVPAGIVLKSGARPLIEVRHRLMPGDSLEYMEEGLNNVPFQVLSLETAEGRPLAQANPGSRVVLTPDQELDCPPWTLIRRIQGSEKG, from the coding sequence GTGGAAAAGAAGAAACCTTTTGCCTGTGAACTGCTGGCCCCGGCCGGCAGCCTTGAAAAACTGAAAACCGCCGTCAGTTACGGGGCGGATGCCGTTTATCTCGGCGGCCGGGAATTCAGCCTGCGGGCCCATGCCGCCAATTTTTCCCCGGCCGATCTGGAAGAGGGCATTGCCTTTGCCCATGGCCGGGGCGTCCGCGTCTTTGTCACCGTCAACATCTTTGCCCACAACCGGGATCTGGAGAAACTGGCCGGCTATCTGCAAGAACTTGCCCGGCTCGGCGCGGACGGCCTGATCATTTCCGATCCGGGTGTGCTGCGTCTTGCCCGCCGGGTGGTGCCGCAGATGTCCGTCCATCTCTCCACCCAGGCCAATGTCACCAATGTGGAAAGCGGTCTTTTCTGGCAGGAACAGGGGGTGACCCGGCTTAATCTGGCGCGGGAGCTGTCCCTTGAAGAGATCCGGCGGATCAGGGAGGGAATTTCCGCCAAAATAGAGGTCTTTGTGCACGGCGCCCTCTGCATCTCCTATTCAGGCCGCTGCATGCTGAGTTTGTATCTCACCGGCCGGGACGCCAATCAGGGCAAATGCGCCCATCCCTGCCGCTACGGGTACCGCCTGCAGGAAGAAAAGAGGCCCGGTCAGTACTTCCCGGTGGAAGAGGATGCGCGGGGCATGTACATCTTCAACAGCAAGGATCTCTGTCTCTTGAACCGGCTGCCGGAACTGGTGCGGGCCGGGGTTGATTCGATCAAGATCGAGGGCCGGATGAAGGGTATTTATTACGTGGGCGGCATTGTCCGGATTTATCGGGCCGCGCTTGATTATGTCCTGACGGCCCTGAATGATGATCCCCTCCGGGATATCGTCATGCCGCCGGTGTTCATGGAGGAAATGGCAAAACTTGGCAGTCGCGGGTATACGGAGAATTTTTTCGCCGATCCTCCCGGCGAGGAGGATATGTGCTACAGCGGCGCAGTGGTGGACCAGACCTATGTGCCGGCGGGGATAGTGCTGAAAAGCGGCGCCCGGCCGCTTATCGAGGTGCGGCACCGGCTTATGCCCGGCGACAGCCTTGAATACATGGAGGAGGGGCTGAACAATGTTCCCTTCCAGGTCCTTTCATTGGAAACCGCGGAAGGCAGGCCGCTTGCCCAGGCGAATCCGGGCAGCCGGGTTGTGCTGACGCCGGATCAGGAGCTGGACTGCCCTCCCTGGACGTTGATCAGGCGCATTCAGGGGAGCGAGAAGGGATAA
- a CDS encoding tRNA 2-thiouridine(34) synthase MnmA has translation MSGGVDSTVCAARLRENHTVHGFFMDIGLPDREKQIDRVGRVAAGLDIPLEIVDLSRSFQQEVIDYFRRSYHAGKTPNPCVICNPLIKFGKLLERVRRCGMDKMATGHYVRLQRDDKGFHLLKGRDTKKDQSYFLCGLNREQLSHLLFPLGDLTKEEVYHQARGLGFSQFQGSGTESQDVCFLQNRSVADFLKEETDWAKGDIVTANGDKVGDHDGFFQYTIGQRRGLGICDSTPSYVVALDAGKNRVIVGKAEGLWRREFLVSRMNWICGSPPPLPLRTMVRIRSRHHETRAEVIRAGEFYKVIFDQPQRAITPGQFAVLYQGDEMIGGGEIAR, from the coding sequence ATGAGCGGCGGGGTGGACAGTACGGTCTGCGCGGCACGACTGCGGGAAAACCATACGGTTCACGGTTTTTTCATGGATATCGGGCTGCCGGACCGGGAAAAACAGATCGACAGGGTCGGCAGGGTGGCCGCGGGGCTGGATATCCCACTGGAAATCGTTGATCTCAGCCGCAGCTTTCAGCAGGAGGTCATCGACTACTTCCGCCGAAGCTACCATGCCGGAAAAACCCCGAATCCCTGCGTCATCTGCAATCCGCTGATCAAGTTCGGCAAGCTTCTGGAACGCGTCCGCCGTTGCGGCATGGACAAAATGGCCACCGGCCATTATGTTCGCCTCCAACGGGACGACAAGGGTTTTCATCTGCTCAAGGGGCGGGACACGAAAAAAGACCAGTCCTACTTTCTGTGCGGTCTCAATCGGGAACAGCTTTCTCACCTGCTTTTTCCGCTGGGAGATCTGACCAAGGAAGAGGTCTATCACCAGGCCCGTGGGCTCGGATTCAGCCAGTTTCAGGGATCAGGCACGGAAAGCCAGGATGTCTGTTTTTTGCAGAACCGCAGCGTGGCCGACTTCCTGAAAGAGGAGACAGATTGGGCCAAAGGTGATATTGTCACGGCAAACGGCGACAAGGTCGGGGATCATGACGGTTTTTTTCAGTACACCATCGGCCAGCGCCGGGGCTTGGGCATCTGCGACAGTACGCCCTCCTATGTCGTTGCGCTTGATGCGGGAAAAAACCGGGTCATTGTCGGCAAGGCAGAGGGGCTGTGGCGCCGGGAATTTCTTGTCAGCCGCATGAACTGGATTTGCGGCTCACCGCCGCCGCTGCCGCTACGAACCATGGTCAGGATACGCTCCCGCCATCATGAAACCCGGGCCGAGGTGATCCGCGCGGGCGAATTTTACAAAGTTATTTTTGACCAGCCGCAACGGGCCATCACCCCGGGCCAGTTTGCC